One Capricornis sumatraensis isolate serow.1 chromosome 8, serow.2, whole genome shotgun sequence genomic region harbors:
- the TSPAN32 gene encoding tetraspanin-32 isoform X1: MESGSRWAGPPISWTQPPDQVWSRTVFFIPVQPGHCLCARLHLGVPPCWPWTLCWPWTLWCHPSKALGWESLATPAPDSPAPGKERYRTPDPWARWSAGGLTIQSSRRRLSPRPEWEHPQHKVPARPQRGAPPGQPGAFLSFALVFCALVQAAFWRAHSPTQVEDAVLDAYDRAYERALRSVSGSGRQELVAIQDTFRCCGKRSPLGLLEGSEAGLCQGEEAARQDCLLGIQSFLRAQGNVVSTLIGLGLAFTVYAMLLSSFIWFSIRSDRYSVSQRARSRSPQEPRVYRRIQEGSPSQRPSKADASGGRLSPSRRSGQLLLLRDTHPPTHGSGDAAVSTPM, encoded by the exons ATGGAGTCTGGGAGCCGGTGGGCTGGACCCCCCATCTCCTGGACGCAGCCCCCCGACCAAGTGTGGAGCAGAACAGTCTTCTTCATCCCCGTCCAGCCCGGGCACTGTCTGTGTGCCCGTCTGCACCTGGGTGTCCCTCCATGCTGGCCATGGACCCTGTGCTGGCCGTGGACTCTCTGGTGTCACCCCAGCAAGGCCCTGGGTTGGGAGAGCCTGGCTACACCGGCCCCAGACAGTCCTGCTCCCGGGAAGGAGCGATACCGGACTCCAGACCCCTGGGCCAGGTGGTCAGCAGGCGGACTGACCATCCAGAGCTCCCGGAGGAGGCTCAGCCCAAGGCCTGAATGGGAGCATCCCCAGCACAAAGTACCAGCCAGGCCACAGCGGGGGGCACCCCCGGGGCAGCCTGGG GCCTTCCTGAGCTTTGCGCTGGTGTTCTGCGCCCTGGTGCAGGCGGCCTTCTGGAGGgcccacagccccactcag GTGGAGGACGCAGTGCTGGACGCCTACGACCGGGCCTACGAGCGGGCACTGAGGAGCGTGTCCGGAAGCGGGCGGCAGGAGCTGGTGGCCATCCAGGACACG TTCCGGTGCTGCGGCAAGCGCTCACCCCTTGGGCTCTTGGAGGGCTCAGAAGCCGGCCTGTGTCAGGGGGAGGAGGCTGCCAGACAG GACTGCCTGCTGGGGATCCAGAGCTTCCTGAGGGCGCAGGGGAACGTCGTCTCCACCCTGATCGGCCTGGGCCTCGCCTTCACG GTGTACGCAATGCTGCTTAGCTCCTTCATCTGGTTCAGCATCCGCTCGGACAGATACTCCGTGAGCCAACG GGCCCGCAGCCGCTCTCCCCAGGAGCCCAGAGTCTACAGACGCATACAGGAGGGCTCCCCGTCTCAGCGCCCGTCCAAAGCGGACGCTTCCGGGGGCCGACTGAGTCCAAGCAGACGCTCgggtcagctgctgctgctccggGACACCCACCCGCCTACCCACGGGAGCGGAGATGCTGCCGTCTCAACTCCCATGTGA